A genomic stretch from Amycolatopsis sp. 195334CR includes:
- a CDS encoding response regulator transcription factor, with product MSQLLLVEDDAVLAEVLSRALRELGHSVTVTGSGEEALESLYENGIAVDLVLLDVMLPGIDGFEVCRRIRARDPIPVILLTARGDPIDVVAGLEGGADDYVVKPIQPRILDARVKTVLRRSTPAPPSELPPPVLSLGDLDIDRRASLVTRQGAEVHLTPTELRLLFEFADHLGQVLSRRTLLQRVWDYGYSGDARLVDAAVARLRAKIEADPANPVLLRTVRGLGYRLVKP from the coding sequence GTGTCCCAGTTGCTGTTGGTCGAGGACGACGCCGTGCTGGCCGAGGTGCTCTCCCGCGCGCTGCGCGAGCTCGGCCACTCCGTCACCGTGACCGGCAGCGGGGAGGAGGCGCTGGAATCGTTGTACGAGAACGGGATCGCCGTCGACCTGGTGCTGCTGGACGTGATGCTGCCGGGGATCGACGGGTTCGAGGTGTGCCGCCGGATCCGCGCCCGCGACCCCATCCCGGTGATCCTGCTGACCGCGCGCGGCGACCCGATCGACGTGGTCGCCGGGCTGGAGGGCGGGGCCGACGACTACGTGGTCAAGCCGATCCAGCCGCGCATCCTGGACGCCAGGGTGAAAACCGTGCTGCGCCGGTCCACCCCGGCGCCGCCGTCCGAACTCCCGCCGCCGGTGCTCTCGCTCGGTGACCTCGACATCGACCGCCGGGCCAGCCTGGTCACCCGCCAGGGGGCGGAGGTGCACCTGACCCCGACGGAACTGCGGCTGCTGTTCGAGTTCGCCGACCACCTCGGCCAGGTGCTGAGCCGCCGGACGCTGCTGCAGCGGGTGTGGGACTACGGCTACAGCGGGGACGCGCGGCTGGTCGACGCCGCGGTGGCGCGGCTGCGGGCGAAGATCGAAGCGGACCCGGCGAACCCGGTGC
- a CDS encoding D-alanyl-D-alanine carboxypeptidase family protein → MTESTDGIRDRLLHAATLALAVLLLPFAALTAPGHARFVACQWALGLRFPRENLSGLTPATRSAFTEARAVAFWRDRQLIGLTSGHRDADEQFRLYTEEVRRTGSTAAARRRVLPPEESGHVRGTALDIRPREGAHWLELHGAAHDLHRTYDNEWWHFEYLPNHRGRPPLRRAHPGVPLRHAA, encoded by the coding sequence ATGACCGAATCGACCGACGGGATCCGGGACCGGCTCCTGCACGCGGCCACCCTCGCGCTCGCCGTGCTGCTGCTGCCCTTCGCCGCGCTGACCGCACCCGGCCACGCGCGGTTCGTGGCTTGTCAATGGGCTCTCGGCCTGCGGTTCCCCCGCGAGAACCTGAGCGGGCTCACCCCGGCGACCCGGAGCGCCTTCACCGAGGCGCGCGCGGTGGCGTTCTGGCGCGACCGCCAGCTGATCGGCCTCACCTCGGGACATCGTGACGCCGACGAGCAGTTCCGGCTCTACACCGAGGAAGTCCGGCGCACCGGCTCCACCGCCGCAGCGCGCAGGCGGGTCCTGCCGCCGGAGGAATCCGGCCACGTCCGGGGCACCGCGCTGGACATCCGGCCGCGCGAGGGGGCGCACTGGCTGGAACTGCACGGCGCGGCACACGACCTTCACCGGACCTACGACAACGAGTGGTGGCATTTCGAGTACCTTCCGAACCACCGCGGCCGACCGCCGCTGCGCCGGGCCCATCCCGGTGTCCCCCTGCGCCATGCGGCCTGA